A genome region from Thalassotalea euphylliae includes the following:
- a CDS encoding PhzF family phenazine biosynthesis protein, producing the protein MKLTINIVDAFAEQQFGGNSAAVIITDSWLSEELMQSIAAENNLSETAFLVPECKNSGKHNHYAIRWFSPLMEIDFCGHATLASAWVIFSKNPEFTECSISAPAVGAMVIRQGADGYIDMDFPNRMPTPVSEVPDALLNGLSLAPEKVLKNQQAYIAVYKTEAEVKAVSQYSPLIKQLAPYDVVVTAPSADNLADYDFVSRYFWPANGGDEDPVTGSIHTALAPFWAEQLGKTELIAYQASKRGGILKCRLETNKLTGERVIISGKVVPYLEGTITVY; encoded by the coding sequence GTGAAGCTTACTATCAACATTGTCGATGCCTTTGCCGAGCAACAGTTTGGCGGTAATTCAGCGGCAGTGATCATTACTGATAGCTGGTTGTCAGAAGAACTAATGCAGTCGATTGCCGCGGAAAACAATCTCTCAGAAACTGCCTTTTTAGTGCCAGAATGCAAAAATTCGGGTAAGCACAATCATTATGCCATTCGTTGGTTTTCACCACTGATGGAAATCGACTTTTGCGGTCATGCCACCTTAGCATCCGCTTGGGTGATCTTCTCCAAAAATCCAGAATTTACCGAATGTTCAATTTCTGCGCCTGCAGTTGGTGCTATGGTGATTAGGCAAGGTGCAGACGGTTATATTGATATGGACTTTCCAAACCGCATGCCAACGCCTGTTAGTGAAGTACCTGATGCATTGCTTAATGGCCTATCGCTCGCGCCTGAGAAAGTATTAAAGAATCAACAAGCTTATATCGCAGTTTATAAGACGGAAGCAGAGGTTAAAGCGGTTAGCCAATACAGCCCGTTGATTAAACAACTCGCGCCATACGATGTGGTGGTAACGGCGCCCAGTGCCGATAACCTAGCTGACTACGATTTTGTCTCACGATATTTTTGGCCAGCCAATGGCGGTGACGAAGACCCAGTGACTGGCTCAATTCATACGGCATTGGCACCGTTTTGGGCGGAACAGCTGGGTAAAACTGAGCTTATTGCTTATCAAGCGTCGAAACGGGGCGGCATATTAAAATGCCGACTAGAGACGAATAAGTTAACAGGTGAGCGAGTCATTATCTCAGGTAAAGTCGTACCTTATCTTGAGGGGACAATTACTGTTTATTAA
- a CDS encoding Kelch repeat-containing protein, whose translation MFSALALALGSLSFTASAANLPSLPEPIANNAVTKITAKGHDYFLSFNGLTSGKDYQAVTNKAFMLKVGDNNWQTIKPVPIETPVNGLVGRLASVATSINGKAYVFGGYTVAKDHSEVSVPDVYSFNPLSKSYRQLAPMPVPVDDSVALPYQDRYIYLVSGWHNDGNVNLVQVYDVKNDTWQQASPYPGRPVFGQAGAIANNQMIVCDGVRVDVHLEKRRSYAAEPACYLGKIGDKSPYKIDWRKVEHPTGTARYRMAAIGDDATNSAYFVGGSDNPYNYSGIGYNGVPSEPDSKVWQFKFSDKQWQLSNTKTATMDHRMLVKHQGQLLTVGGMLKGQEVTDKVIVQANLSK comes from the coding sequence ATTTTTTCTGCCTTAGCACTTGCCTTAGGGAGTTTATCGTTTACTGCTAGTGCTGCAAATTTACCCAGCCTGCCAGAGCCTATTGCCAATAATGCCGTAACTAAAATAACCGCTAAAGGCCATGACTATTTTCTCTCGTTTAATGGGCTAACCTCTGGTAAAGACTATCAAGCGGTCACCAATAAAGCCTTTATGCTTAAAGTTGGCGATAACAACTGGCAAACCATTAAGCCTGTGCCAATTGAAACGCCGGTGAATGGCTTAGTTGGTCGGTTAGCATCGGTCGCGACCAGTATTAACGGTAAAGCTTACGTGTTCGGTGGTTATACGGTGGCAAAAGATCACAGTGAAGTGTCGGTGCCGGATGTTTATTCATTTAACCCACTAAGTAAATCCTATCGTCAATTAGCCCCCATGCCAGTACCTGTTGATGATAGCGTCGCACTGCCCTATCAAGATCGTTACATCTATTTAGTCAGTGGTTGGCATAACGATGGCAATGTTAATTTAGTACAAGTTTATGATGTTAAAAACGACACATGGCAACAAGCGAGCCCGTATCCTGGCCGCCCGGTATTTGGTCAAGCAGGTGCAATTGCCAACAATCAGATGATTGTTTGTGATGGCGTGCGAGTTGATGTCCACCTAGAAAAACGCCGCTCATACGCTGCCGAACCAGCGTGTTATCTAGGCAAAATCGGTGACAAATCCCCTTATAAAATTGACTGGCGTAAAGTTGAGCACCCAACAGGAACTGCTCGCTATCGTATGGCTGCCATTGGTGACGATGCTACGAATTCGGCGTATTTTGTCGGTGGAAGCGACAATCCTTACAATTATTCAGGTATTGGCTATAACGGCGTACCAAGTGAGCCAGATAGCAAAGTTTGGCAGTTTAAGTTTAGCGATAAACAATGGCAGCTTAGCAATACGAAAACCGCGACCATGGACCATCGCATGCTAGTGAAACATCAAGGTCAATTGCTAACGGTTGGCGGCATGCTTAAAGGCCAGGAAGTTACCGATAAGGTGATTGTGCAGGCAAACCTAAGTAAATAA
- a CDS encoding pyridoxal phosphate-dependent aminotransferase translates to MKTVTKSSKLNNVSYEIRGQIAAEAKRLEDEGYKILKLNIGNPAPFGFEAPDDILKDVIHNLPTAQGYSDSKGIYSARVAVMQYFQQQGILGVNVDDIFIGNGVSELIVMAMQALLEDGDQVLIPAPDYPLWTAAVSLSGGKAVHYKCDEENHWFPNLEDMESKITKKTRAIVLINPNNPTGAVYSEEILQGILALARKHGLIVFSDEIYDKILYDGAVHTPTARLAEDVLIMTMGGLSKNYRIAGFRAGWMVISGPKLLAEDYIEGLNMLSSMRLCANVPCQHAIQTALGGYQSINELINGDGRLLKQRNTAYEMINAIDGLSCQPAMGALYLFVKVDMEKFNIKDDEKMVLDLLKQEKILLVHGRAFNIEESNYFRLVFLPHVDELVPAIERMGHFFNTYRQD, encoded by the coding sequence ATGAAAACAGTGACTAAATCCTCAAAGCTCAACAATGTCAGTTATGAGATCAGAGGACAAATCGCCGCCGAAGCCAAGCGTCTAGAAGATGAAGGTTATAAAATTCTCAAACTCAACATTGGTAACCCTGCCCCGTTTGGCTTTGAAGCACCAGACGACATCTTAAAAGATGTCATTCACAACCTTCCAACCGCGCAAGGGTACAGCGACTCAAAAGGTATTTATTCTGCGCGCGTTGCCGTAATGCAGTACTTCCAGCAACAAGGCATTTTAGGCGTTAACGTAGACGATATATTTATCGGCAATGGCGTTAGCGAACTTATTGTGATGGCAATGCAAGCATTGTTAGAAGATGGCGATCAAGTGTTGATCCCAGCGCCTGACTACCCGCTTTGGACAGCAGCGGTATCGCTATCTGGCGGTAAAGCCGTGCATTACAAATGTGATGAAGAAAACCATTGGTTTCCCAATCTTGAAGATATGGAAAGCAAAATTACCAAAAAAACGCGTGCCATTGTCTTAATCAACCCGAATAATCCAACGGGCGCAGTGTATTCAGAAGAGATCTTGCAAGGCATTTTAGCGCTGGCGCGCAAACATGGTTTGATTGTTTTTAGTGACGAGATTTACGATAAAATTCTGTACGATGGTGCAGTTCACACACCGACAGCTCGTTTAGCGGAAGATGTGCTGATTATGACCATGGGCGGCCTTTCAAAAAACTATCGTATTGCCGGATTTCGCGCGGGCTGGATGGTAATTTCAGGCCCTAAGCTACTCGCTGAAGATTATATTGAAGGCTTAAATATGCTGTCTAGTATGCGTTTGTGTGCAAACGTGCCTTGTCAGCATGCGATTCAAACCGCATTAGGTGGTTATCAAAGTATTAACGAGCTAATTAACGGTGATGGGCGTTTACTTAAACAGCGCAATACCGCCTACGAGATGATCAACGCCATTGACGGATTGTCTTGCCAACCTGCCATGGGCGCTCTTTATCTTTTTGTAAAAGTAGATATGGAAAAGTTCAATATCAAAGACGATGAAAAAATGGTGCTAGATTTACTCAAGCAAGAGAAAATTTTGCTCGTGCATGGTCGTGCTTTCAATATTGAAGAAAGTAATTATTTCCGCTTAGTGTTTTTGCCACATGTAGATGAACTTGTGCCAGCAATTGAGCGCATGGGGCACTTTTTCAATACTTATCGCCAAGACTAG
- a CDS encoding efflux RND transporter periplasmic adaptor subunit, giving the protein MHIKSWLTALLIIVITIGGLGFFKFQQIQAAMAMAEAFPEPSAAVKTHITQSREYVPSYQVNGQIVAKQIVQLQNELPGIIYQVNYAGGDKVNQGDLLLSLNTSEEQAQLASAKATLKLRKSNFARMATLVKQNKVSQQEFDLAEAEMDIAKSNIENLQSIIAKKQIFAPFTGVVGLDTYQVGQFLPSNSAITTIVGDDANIWVDFQVPQTKRRLNLNETVVVTAIGKSSQTQRFAAKIVGQNAQMQASSRHMIYRAEINDGATHFRHNELVKITINAQAQQVVVVPNSAVVRNQLESFVYQLVQDDNKAYRAQKLVVSLGERLGDEQVILAGLEVGTLVATEGSFKLRPGLLVYPEMTDDNSLSAALIKMPRNTVELN; this is encoded by the coding sequence ATGCATATTAAATCCTGGCTAACTGCCCTGCTAATTATCGTTATTACCATAGGCGGGCTTGGCTTTTTCAAATTCCAACAAATTCAAGCGGCAATGGCGATGGCTGAAGCTTTCCCTGAGCCATCGGCAGCAGTAAAAACCCATATCACCCAATCGCGCGAGTATGTGCCAAGCTATCAAGTCAATGGTCAAATCGTTGCTAAGCAGATCGTGCAATTGCAAAACGAACTACCGGGTATTATTTACCAAGTGAACTATGCTGGCGGCGATAAAGTTAATCAAGGCGACCTATTGTTGTCACTGAACACCAGTGAAGAGCAAGCACAGCTTGCTTCTGCTAAAGCGACCTTAAAGCTGCGTAAAAGTAATTTTGCCCGTATGGCCACCTTAGTGAAGCAAAATAAGGTGAGCCAGCAAGAATTTGATTTAGCCGAAGCAGAAATGGATATCGCCAAATCCAACATAGAAAACTTGCAAAGTATTATCGCGAAAAAGCAAATTTTCGCGCCGTTTACCGGTGTGGTTGGCCTAGATACCTACCAAGTCGGCCAGTTTTTACCGAGCAATTCTGCTATTACTACTATCGTCGGTGACGATGCCAATATTTGGGTAGATTTTCAGGTTCCGCAAACAAAACGCCGCTTAAATTTAAATGAAACGGTCGTGGTCACCGCCATTGGCAAAAGCAGTCAAACTCAGCGTTTTGCTGCCAAAATCGTCGGCCAAAATGCTCAAATGCAAGCGAGCTCGCGCCATATGATTTACCGCGCAGAGATCAACGATGGTGCCACCCATTTTCGCCATAATGAGCTAGTGAAAATCACTATTAACGCACAAGCACAACAAGTCGTCGTTGTGCCAAATTCTGCCGTTGTTCGCAATCAACTAGAGTCGTTTGTCTATCAATTAGTGCAAGATGATAACAAGGCATACCGTGCACAAAAATTAGTGGTTAGCTTAGGTGAGCGTTTAGGTGATGAACAAGTGATTCTTGCTGGTTTGGAGGTTGGCACCTTAGTCGCCACCGAAGGCTCGTTTAAGCTACGCCCGGGTCTATTGGTGTATCCAGAAATGACCGATGACAACTCGCTCAGTGCTGCCCTCATAAAAATGCCAAGAAACACTGTGGAGCTAAACTAA
- a CDS encoding LysR family transcriptional regulator — MANWEGVSEYVAVAETASFTLAANKLSTSVAQVSRRVSALEERLAVKLLHRTTRKVTLSEAGQVYFQQCKHLVEGLEMAELAVTQMQTSPKGLVKVTAPVTYGEQHLAPLLNQFLARYPQVNIDLNLTNQRLDLLEAGIDLAVRLGRLTDSTMIAKRLASRQLYVCASKKYLERHGEPHSLSELAHHQCLVGSVEHWRFQENAREKSIRVAGRLKCNSGNALLDAAKQGLGLVQLPDYYIKDALQSGELIEVLHQYRDDKEGIWALYPKNRNLSPKVRLLIDFLAEQIGKPVTTPIG, encoded by the coding sequence ATGGCAAATTGGGAAGGAGTAAGTGAGTATGTTGCCGTGGCAGAAACAGCTAGCTTTACCTTGGCAGCCAATAAACTCTCAACCTCAGTCGCACAGGTTAGTCGACGAGTATCGGCGTTAGAAGAGCGATTAGCAGTAAAATTGCTACACAGAACCACGCGAAAAGTCACACTAAGTGAAGCTGGGCAAGTTTATTTTCAGCAATGTAAACACTTAGTGGAAGGGCTAGAAATGGCAGAGCTAGCCGTCACGCAAATGCAAACCTCCCCAAAAGGCTTAGTTAAAGTGACCGCTCCTGTCACTTATGGTGAGCAACACTTAGCACCATTGCTTAACCAGTTTTTAGCCCGTTATCCGCAAGTTAATATTGATCTTAACTTAACCAATCAACGATTAGATTTGCTGGAAGCGGGGATAGATTTAGCAGTGCGTTTGGGTCGGCTAACTGATTCCACTATGATTGCCAAACGCCTCGCCTCTCGCCAGCTTTATGTTTGTGCCAGTAAAAAATACCTTGAGCGCCATGGTGAACCCCATAGTTTATCTGAACTGGCACATCACCAGTGTTTGGTTGGCTCCGTTGAGCATTGGCGCTTTCAGGAAAACGCTAGGGAAAAATCAATTCGCGTTGCTGGCAGACTAAAATGTAACAGTGGCAACGCACTACTTGATGCGGCTAAGCAAGGACTTGGGTTAGTGCAACTGCCAGATTACTACATAAAAGACGCATTACAATCTGGTGAATTAATTGAAGTGCTGCATCAGTATCGTGACGACAAAGAAGGCATCTGGGCGCTGTATCCCAAAAATCGAAATTTATCACCTAAAGTCAGGTTGCTGATTGATTTTCTTGCCGAGCAAATTGGAAAGCCCGTAACAACACCAATAGGATAG
- the yfbR gene encoding 5'-deoxynucleotidase: MIKSTFLAWILRMPLIKRWALMHSVKKENIAEHSHQVAVIAHLLAVIRKQYFNGTLSPERAATIALYHEVSETKLQDINHVTKYHNPALTKEFKKLEELAELECLHSLPEPLRETFKPLLVQSQVDSDYKKLVKAADLISAYLKANDEISYGNKEFSHVKTRLLGMLEQYKQELPEVAFFLDTFEEHCFVSVDKLAQDDH; this comes from the coding sequence ATGATCAAAAGTACTTTTTTAGCTTGGATTTTACGTATGCCGCTGATCAAAAGGTGGGCACTAATGCATTCAGTGAAGAAAGAAAATATCGCTGAGCATTCTCATCAAGTGGCCGTTATTGCCCATTTACTGGCGGTGATCCGCAAGCAGTACTTCAACGGTACGCTCAGCCCAGAGCGTGCTGCCACAATTGCACTCTACCACGAAGTTTCAGAAACCAAACTGCAAGACATTAATCATGTCACGAAATACCATAACCCAGCCTTAACCAAAGAATTCAAAAAGTTAGAAGAATTAGCAGAGCTTGAATGTTTACATAGCCTACCTGAGCCACTGCGCGAAACCTTCAAGCCGCTGCTGGTGCAATCGCAAGTAGACAGCGACTATAAAAAGTTAGTGAAAGCCGCTGATTTGATCTCCGCATATCTCAAAGCAAATGATGAAATTTCTTATGGCAACAAAGAGTTTAGTCATGTTAAAACTCGGTTGTTGGGCATGCTCGAGCAATACAAGCAAGAATTACCAGAAGTTGCGTTTTTCTTAGATACCTTTGAAGAGCACTGCTTTGTCAGTGTTGATAAGTTAGCACAAGACGATCACTAG
- a CDS encoding tautomerase family protein has translation MIVIYGIKERLNPIKAELSDIVHQCMQSVLGMPEDKRAQRFIPLAKEDYYYPAGRSDAYTVIEINMMSGRQPETQKRLIKTLFHLLETKLNIAPIDIEITIKEQAPYQWGFRGMTGDEVQDLSYKVQV, from the coding sequence ATGATTGTTATTTATGGCATTAAAGAGCGTTTGAATCCAATCAAAGCTGAGCTTTCAGACATTGTGCATCAATGTATGCAAAGTGTGCTGGGTATGCCGGAAGATAAACGCGCACAACGTTTTATTCCATTAGCAAAAGAAGATTATTACTATCCTGCTGGCCGCAGCGATGCTTACACTGTTATTGAGATTAATATGATGTCGGGTCGACAGCCAGAGACACAAAAACGATTAATCAAGACGCTGTTTCACCTGTTGGAAACTAAGCTAAATATTGCGCCAATCGATATTGAAATTACCATCAAAGAACAAGCGCCTTACCAATGGGGCTTTCGCGGTATGACAGGTGATGAAGTGCAAGATCTTTCCTACAAAGTACAAGTGTAA
- a CDS encoding GFA family protein yields the protein MQTENQIGYQYGCQCGCQCGEVSYQVTGKPLLRAICHCTICQAANKAAYSDILLFRVHDVTQPAEGTVDYRSVKFPPILQRGYCHACQQLSIEYLQLFPIPKTIFVPTRRIADQSIVPAPSLHIFYDKRVADIDDALPKYQGYLASQLAFAKHLIPALWRGQ from the coding sequence ATGCAAACTGAAAATCAAATAGGCTATCAATACGGATGCCAATGCGGGTGCCAATGTGGTGAGGTTAGCTATCAGGTAACTGGTAAACCTTTGCTGAGGGCAATTTGCCATTGCACAATTTGCCAAGCGGCGAATAAAGCCGCTTATTCCGATATTTTGCTTTTTCGCGTGCATGATGTGACGCAACCAGCAGAAGGGACAGTGGATTACCGCTCAGTGAAATTCCCTCCTATTTTGCAGCGTGGCTACTGTCATGCGTGTCAGCAGTTATCGATTGAGTACTTGCAGCTTTTTCCCATTCCTAAAACGATTTTTGTGCCAACGAGGCGTATTGCTGATCAAAGCATAGTGCCAGCGCCATCTTTGCATATTTTTTATGATAAACGCGTCGCGGATATTGATGACGCATTACCTAAATACCAAGGATATCTGGCTAGTCAGCTAGCGTTTGCAAAACATCTGATTCCCGCACTCTGGCGCGGACAATAG
- a CDS encoding proline--tRNA ligase: MRTSQYLVSTLKETPASAEVVSHQLMLRAGLVRNVASGLYTWLPTGLKVLRKVENIVREEMERAGAIETLMPMVQPADLWEESGRWDDYGPELLRLNDRHQRPFVLGPTHEEVITKLISNEIASYKQLPLNLFQIQTKFRDEIRPRFGVMRGREFLMKDAYSFHTTDECLKATYQVMFDAYCRIFERLGLEFRPVIADNGSIGGEGSHEFHVLADSGEDDIAFSDASDFAANIEKAEALAPAGERPAANAELTKVETPDAKTIAAVAEFLKVPATSTVKTLLVLGAAEEGEQAPVIALVLRGDHELNEVKAENLPQIAAPLTFATDEQILAAAGCNAGSIGPVNLDIPVIVDHSATHLADFVCGANEDGYHFTGANWDRDATNYTVEDIRNVVEGDPSPCGQGNIVIKRGIEVGHIFQLGKKYADAMNCGVLTENGKHETLTMGCYGIGVSRIVAAAIEQNHDKYGIKWPAAIAPFQAAIVPMNMHKSARVQETAEQLYSQLQQAGIEVLFDDRKERPGVMFADHELMGTPLLLVIGERNLDNQEIEVKNRITGEKTMVAIADVMSYFA; this comes from the coding sequence ATGCGTACCAGTCAATATTTAGTTTCTACACTAAAAGAAACCCCAGCCAGCGCTGAGGTGGTCAGTCATCAATTAATGTTACGAGCGGGTTTAGTCAGAAACGTTGCTTCTGGCTTATACACTTGGCTGCCGACAGGTTTAAAGGTATTGCGCAAAGTCGAAAATATCGTCCGTGAAGAAATGGAACGTGCTGGCGCTATTGAAACCTTAATGCCGATGGTACAGCCAGCGGATCTATGGGAAGAATCTGGCCGTTGGGACGACTATGGCCCAGAGCTACTGCGTCTGAACGACCGTCATCAGCGTCCATTCGTATTAGGCCCAACGCACGAAGAAGTGATCACTAAGCTGATTAGCAACGAGATTGCTTCGTACAAACAATTACCACTGAACTTGTTCCAAATTCAAACTAAGTTCCGAGACGAAATTCGCCCTCGCTTCGGTGTTATGCGTGGCCGCGAATTCTTAATGAAAGACGCTTACTCATTCCACACTACAGATGAGTGTTTAAAAGCAACCTACCAAGTAATGTTTGATGCATACTGCCGCATTTTTGAGCGTTTAGGCTTAGAATTCCGCCCAGTAATTGCTGATAACGGTTCAATTGGTGGTGAAGGTTCACACGAGTTCCACGTACTTGCCGATAGCGGTGAAGACGATATCGCGTTCAGTGATGCTAGTGATTTTGCGGCCAATATTGAAAAAGCAGAAGCATTAGCGCCTGCGGGCGAGCGCCCAGCAGCAAACGCAGAATTAACTAAGGTAGAAACACCTGATGCAAAAACTATTGCAGCAGTAGCGGAATTCTTAAAGGTTCCAGCAACGTCAACGGTGAAAACCTTATTGGTACTTGGCGCGGCAGAAGAAGGCGAACAAGCACCTGTTATCGCATTAGTCTTGCGTGGTGATCACGAGCTTAACGAAGTTAAAGCAGAAAACTTACCGCAAATTGCTGCGCCATTAACGTTTGCTACAGACGAGCAAATTTTAGCGGCAGCAGGTTGCAATGCTGGTTCAATTGGCCCAGTTAACCTTGATATTCCTGTGATTGTTGATCACAGTGCTACTCACCTAGCTGACTTTGTTTGTGGTGCAAACGAAGATGGTTACCACTTCACTGGCGCTAACTGGGATCGCGACGCAACCAACTACACAGTTGAAGATATTCGCAACGTGGTTGAAGGCGACCCTAGCCCATGTGGCCAAGGTAACATAGTGATCAAGCGTGGTATTGAAGTCGGTCATATCTTCCAACTTGGTAAGAAGTATGCTGATGCCATGAACTGTGGCGTACTAACAGAAAATGGCAAGCACGAAACATTAACCATGGGTTGTTACGGTATTGGTGTTTCTCGTATTGTTGCGGCTGCTATTGAGCAAAACCACGACAAATACGGTATTAAATGGCCTGCAGCGATTGCGCCTTTCCAAGCGGCAATCGTTCCGATGAATATGCACAAATCAGCACGCGTACAAGAAACTGCTGAGCAGCTTTACAGCCAATTGCAACAAGCTGGTATCGAAGTGCTATTTGATGATCGCAAAGAGCGCCCAGGTGTTATGTTTGCCGATCATGAGCTGATGGGAACACCATTATTACTGGTTATTGGTGAGCGCAACTTAGACAATCAAGAAATCGAAGTGAAAAACCGTATCACTGGTGAAAAAACGATGGTTGCGATTGCAGATGTGATGTCCTATTTTGCGTAG
- a CDS encoding HIT family protein: MSYDNNNIFAKILRDEAPCITVYEDDKTLAFMDIMPQMPGHTLVIPKEAAMTVHELSDEASLACMKTVQKVGKAVEQAMGVTGFTLFQLNGAEVGQTVPHFHFHILPGSILNATGIKGHAVEMGDQQELTTIADKIKRFLA; encoded by the coding sequence ATGAGCTACGACAATAACAATATTTTTGCCAAAATTCTTCGTGATGAAGCGCCGTGCATCACGGTGTATGAAGACGATAAAACACTGGCATTTATGGATATTATGCCGCAAATGCCCGGCCATACCTTGGTCATTCCCAAAGAAGCTGCAATGACAGTGCATGAATTATCGGATGAAGCATCACTAGCCTGCATGAAAACCGTGCAAAAGGTAGGCAAGGCGGTAGAGCAAGCAATGGGCGTAACTGGCTTTACCTTGTTCCAATTAAATGGCGCGGAAGTAGGGCAAACGGTGCCACATTTCCACTTTCATATTTTACCGGGCTCAATTTTAAATGCGACCGGGATTAAAGGACATGCGGTAGAGATGGGCGATCAGCAAGAGCTAACTACAATTGCTGATAAAATTAAACGTTTTTTAGCGTAG
- a CDS encoding TetR/AcrR family transcriptional regulator — protein sequence MAPAPKYSPQEQEELILNAAANCIAETSVLDFTMSAISKAAGLSMGSIYKHVQCKEDIIFALATRLFEHWSNLFEQVFELPLTTPEKIVAIGLFDPVKVQVYPFDTDLDGFAANEVVIRRASPLWTERMLRKHERCEAIFSKCMHKAAFSGELKLNGNTEQMIEEINLSCWALMEGHKYVQRVTQTRLISEGTDTLREPTPTDSLIVKSVARLLNSYEWQTPLTPEGIDKASALLVKLGLR from the coding sequence ATGGCGCCAGCACCTAAATATAGCCCGCAAGAGCAAGAAGAATTAATTCTCAATGCGGCGGCAAATTGTATTGCCGAAACGTCAGTTTTAGATTTTACCATGTCGGCAATTTCCAAAGCTGCCGGACTTTCAATGGGCTCAATCTACAAGCATGTACAATGTAAAGAAGACATTATCTTTGCCCTCGCTACTCGCCTATTTGAGCACTGGAGTAACCTATTCGAACAGGTATTCGAACTGCCTTTGACAACACCTGAGAAAATTGTCGCGATTGGTTTGTTCGACCCAGTAAAAGTGCAAGTTTACCCATTTGATACCGACCTTGATGGCTTCGCTGCAAATGAAGTCGTTATACGCCGCGCTTCCCCACTATGGACCGAGCGCATGCTACGTAAGCACGAGCGATGCGAAGCTATTTTTAGTAAATGTATGCACAAAGCAGCATTTAGTGGCGAGCTAAAGCTTAATGGCAACACAGAGCAAATGATTGAAGAAATCAATTTAAGCTGTTGGGCGCTAATGGAAGGCCACAAATATGTGCAACGTGTTACGCAAACTCGCCTTATTTCAGAGGGTACCGACACCTTGCGCGAACCCACCCCAACTGACTCGCTTATTGTTAAAAGTGTTGCTCGTTTACTGAATAGCTATGAATGGCAAACCCCACTGACGCCTGAAGGCATTGATAAAGCCAGCGCCTTATTAGTCAAACTCGGTCTGAGATAG